The stretch of DNA GGGTTTCTCCACTATTTCGGAATACTCGCACATTCTGGAAAACCTTCTGGACAGGATGCGCTCCGGGCGCCTCACCATCACCAAGCCCCTTATCAGCTTTCTTCTGACCGACGTCGATTTCCTCCGGCAGATGGTAGATCGCGGGGGGCGCGGCGAGCAGGAGGCCGACCCCGAAACAGTAAGAAGCCGCAAGGCCCAGCTCAACCGTTTTCTCGGCATGGACGGCATCCCCGGCGAGGACATCACCCCGGCTGCGCCCAAGTCCGCCCCGTCACAGGCCCCACGGGAGACCAAGAAGCCCGCCGCCGTCCTGCCCGGAAAGACCGAAGGGGACGGCGACCGCTATTACCAGATAGACTTGAAATTCCGCGAGGGCATTTTCGAGTCGGGCCAGGACCCCATCCTGCTCATACTTGGCCTTTCCGAAATGATGGAGGTGGTGGACGTCGTGGCCGATCTGTCCAACCTGCCCGCCTACGAAAAAATGGACCCCTTCAGCCTTTACCTTTCCTGGCGGATCGTGGTGAAGGGAAAGGCCACCATAGAAGACATCTCCGATGTTTTTCTTTTCGTCAAGGACGACAACGCCATAGCCATCGAAGAGGTCACGGATCGTTACAAGGAAGGCGTTGACAGACAGGCCGGGGAACGGCCCCTGGGCGAGGTCCTTCTCGAACGCGGCATAATAACCCGCGAAGACCTTGGCGAGGCCCTCCAGAAGCAGAAAAAGCTTGGAACCATCCTCGTGGAGGGCGGCAAGGTGGACGAGGGCGTCCTGCGGCAGGTGGTGAGCCAGCAGGAGGAAAGCCGGACCACCTATCGCAAGACCTCTGTCCGGGTGGACGTGGACAAGATCAACCACCTTGTAAACCTTGCAGAGGAAATCGGAATAGCGGTTTCCCGCATGGAGGACATCCAGGAAAACGCGCCCGGCCACCGGAACCCGGACATGGAGCAGGAGCTTGAAAATCTTTTAAAGATCAACCGGGAGTTCCAGGAGCGGGTGGCCCAGATTCGGATGTTCCCGCTTGAAGGCACTTTCAGGCGTTTCCAGAGAATCGCCCGCGACACCGCCTTCGAGCAGGGAAAACGCATCAGGGTTGAACTCAAAGGGGTTGATACCGAGCTTGACAAGGAAGTCATCGAGCACATCACCGATCCTCTCAAACATATCATCAGAAACTGCGTGGATCACGGCATGGAAGCGCCGGAGGAGCGTGTGGCCGCAGGCAAGCCGGTGGAGGGCGTCATCACCTTCAACGCCTTCCAGAAGGGCGGCATGATACTGGTCCAGATAAAGGACGACGGCAGGGGCATGGACCTTGACAGGATCGCCCGCAAGGCCGCCGAAATGGGCCTTCTCAAAACCGGAGAGGCGGTGGGCCAGGATAATTTTCTGGATTTCATCTGCCGCCCCGGATTTTCCACCGCCGCCGAGGTCACCGCGCTTTCGGGCCGTGGCGTGGGTATGGACGTGGTGCGCACCGAGGTCGAGAAACTGGGCGGAACCCTTTCGGCCACAACGGAAAAAGGCAAGGGAACCACCTTCACCCTTTCCCTTCCCCTCACCTTCGCCCTTATGGACGCGCTGCACGTTAAGGCGCACGGCAGAAGCTACCTGGTTCCGCTCTGGGGGGTCGTGGGCACCGAGGGATACAGGCCCGAAGCGGTGCGTTTTTTCGGGGCAGAGGAAAGGGTCTACCGTTTCAGGGACGAGTTCGTTCCGGTGGTTTCAATCAGCCAGCTTTTCGGCACCATGATAGGCGGTGAGGAATATCCCGATCCGGGCAGGGTGCTGGTTTTCATAGATACGTCCCGCCAGAGGTTCGGACTTTTGGCGGACCAGGTTTTGGATCCTCACCAGGTGGTGGTTAAAAGCTTGGAGGTCAACTTTCGAAGCGTAAAGGGCGTAGCGGGCGCAACCATCATGGGGGACGGATCCCTGTCCCTGGTGCTGGACCTGTTCGCGCTGGAGGAAATGGTTTTTCGACAGGGCAGGAGCGACGTATGAGAAGACCGTGGTGGATAATGGGCACAGTGACGGCGGCGGCAGGGGTATGCGTCGTTCTTGTAATGATCTTCGCCACACCGGCCTGGGCACCTCCGCCCACGGTTCCGGCTGCGCCTGCCGCTCAACCGGCGGCCGCCCCTCCTGCCTCGCCCCCTGCCGGGGCCGACATGGCCGCCGACGACATGTTGGGCGCAAACGGAAATGACGCGTTCGACCTTATGGGGGAATCGCCGGTTTTGGGCGGCGGCTACGTGGGCTCGGCCAAGTGCGCCGAATGCCACAACAAGGCCGATACGGCCATCTACGACAGGTTCATGAAGTTTTCCCGTAAAAGCCAGGCCTATCAGTCCGTCAAGCGGATGAAGGGTCTGGAGCCCAAGGAGCGGGAAAGCTGTTACCGGTGCCACACAACCGGCTACGGAAAACCCACCGGGTTCGTGAGTCCCGAAAAGACGCCCCATCTTGCCGACGTGGGCTGCGAGGCCTGCCACGGTCCAGGAAAGCTGCACACCCAGACAATGGACATGGCCCACATAGTGCGGAAGGTTACCATCGACGTCTGCGAAAAATGCCACAAGGACGCCAAGGTGAAGTCTTTCCGCTACAAGGGTGTAATTTACGCGGGCGCTCATTAGTCCGGAGGAATTATAAAATGCATCAAATCATCCAGTCCTTTTTCAAAAAAGACACACTTAGAAGAAACATGCTCTTGGCCACGCTCCTTGTGGTGGCCATTTTCATGCTGATCAATCTTTTATTCATGTGGCACAGCCAGAACAAGCTGGCCAACAATCTTGCCCAAGATTTTTCCGAGAACATCTTCAACAAGACCTATTCCGGGTTCATCTATCCCATGAGCCTTGGCGATACTGACGCCGTGGTGCGTGAGTTGGAACAGACCGGCAAGAAGATGAAGGGCTTGCGGATATACATATCGGACCTGGAGCAGATCGTCCGGTTTTCCTCGGATGCCAAGTGGCGCGGTGTCAAACTGACCGAGCACCTGTCGCATAAATCAACCTTGAAGGCCCTGGAGGACGCCCTTTCCAGGGGTAAGGTTCCCAGCCGCCAATTCAATGAGGAGATAGACGACAAGGACTACCTTGTCACCATAAAGCCCCTGCAAAACAAGGCTCCCGGAAAGGGTGGTGAAAGCATGAATTCCGAAGACACGGAATCCTGCTTCCACTGCCACGGGGAGAAGCGGAAAATATTGGGCGCAATGCTGGTTGCCCTGCCGATGGAAAAAGTCAAGAGCGAGGTCAGGAAAACAGGCGCCTGGACTCTTGTCATTTCACTTGTCGCATTGGGCTTCATCGTCCTGGTTTTT from Deltaproteobacteria bacterium encodes:
- a CDS encoding chemotaxis protein CheA; amino-acid sequence: MNEQDETLQIFFAETEDLLRMAEESLLRLEAAPQPGGDVEELFRAIHTLKSGSAMVGFSTISEYSHILENLLDRMRSGRLTITKPLISFLLTDVDFLRQMVDRGGRGEQEADPETVRSRKAQLNRFLGMDGIPGEDITPAAPKSAPSQAPRETKKPAAVLPGKTEGDGDRYYQIDLKFREGIFESGQDPILLILGLSEMMEVVDVVADLSNLPAYEKMDPFSLYLSWRIVVKGKATIEDISDVFLFVKDDNAIAIEEVTDRYKEGVDRQAGERPLGEVLLERGIITREDLGEALQKQKKLGTILVEGGKVDEGVLRQVVSQQEESRTTYRKTSVRVDVDKINHLVNLAEEIGIAVSRMEDIQENAPGHRNPDMEQELENLLKINREFQERVAQIRMFPLEGTFRRFQRIARDTAFEQGKRIRVELKGVDTELDKEVIEHITDPLKHIIRNCVDHGMEAPEERVAAGKPVEGVITFNAFQKGGMILVQIKDDGRGMDLDRIARKAAEMGLLKTGEAVGQDNFLDFICRPGFSTAAEVTALSGRGVGMDVVRTEVEKLGGTLSATTEKGKGTTFTLSLPLTFALMDALHVKAHGRSYLVPLWGVVGTEGYRPEAVRFFGAEERVYRFRDEFVPVVSISQLFGTMIGGEEYPDPGRVLVFIDTSRQRFGLLADQVLDPHQVVVKSLEVNFRSVKGVAGATIMGDGSLSLVLDLFALEEMVFRQGRSDV
- a CDS encoding cytochrome c family protein — translated: MGESPVLGGGYVGSAKCAECHNKADTAIYDRFMKFSRKSQAYQSVKRMKGLEPKERESCYRCHTTGYGKPTGFVSPEKTPHLADVGCEACHGPGKLHTQTMDMAHIVRKVTIDVCEKCHKDAKVKSFRYKGVIYAGAH